The stretch of DNA GAGCTGTTCCACCCTCTCTTCCTGCGCCTATACCGCTGCCCCATCCCAACGGTGGCTGCTGTGCAGGGGGCCTGTCTGGGGGCAGGGCTCGGGTTGGCCTTCGCCTGCGATGTGGTGATAGCGGCCGAGGATGCCTTCTTCGCCTCTCCCTTCGGCCGCATTGGGGCGGTACTGGACTCCGGGGGGCACTACCATTTCGTGCGCCTGCTGGGCCTAAAGCGGGCCATGGACCTCATCTACAGCGGCCGCCGCATCACCGGCAAGGAGGCGGAGGCCATGGGGCTAGTGAGCAGGGCTGTGCCCGCCGATGAGCTGCTCCCCACGGCCCGGCAGCTGGCTCAGTCCATAGCGCGGGGCCCCACCTTGGCCTTCCGTCTCTCCAAGCGCATCGCCCAGGCTGCAGTGACAGCTGACTATGCCGACGTGCTGGATATGGAGGCTGATGCTCAGGGCATCATCTCCCGCAGCCACGACTATACCGAGGGTGTGAGGGCCTTCCTGGAGAAGCGGGAGCCCTCCTTCCGTGGCGCGTAGGGCCCTTCTGGCCTCGCTGGGCCGCTGGCGCCGGGTCGGCCATTTATCGCTTAGAAGGACAGGTCGCCCCGCAACAGGCGGCGGGCGATGGTACGACGCATGATCTCGGCCGAGCCGTCGGCGATGCGAACCGTCCGCAGCTGATGCCAGGCATCGTATAGCTTGGCATCATTGGAGAGGCCTATTCCCCCCAGCACCTGCATACAGCGGTCGATAGTGCGGAAGCCGGCCTCGGTGGCAAAGGCCTTGATGATGGCCGTTTCCTTCACCGCCGCCTCCCCCCGCTCCACGCGCCAGGCGCAGTTAAGGCCCATCATGCGGGCGGCGTAGGTCTCGATGGCCGAGTCCGCCAGGAGCCATTGCACCCCCTGATATTCGGCGATGGGCTGTCCAAAGGCCACCCTTTCCTGGGCGTAACGGACGGCCCGCTCCAGGGCCCAGCGGGAGAGGCCCACCGCTCGCGCGCAGTTGTAGAGGCGGCCCGTGTTGACACCCTGCAGGGCAATATCGAAGCCCCTGTCCACCTCCCCCAAGACCCTGTCATGGGGCACACGCAGGCCCTGGAACTTCAGCACCGCCTCCATCCCCCCCACGTGGCCGTAGACCCGCATGACCGAGGCCACCTCATAGCCGGGCCAGTGGGCGTCCACTAAAAAGCAGGAGATGCCTCCCTGGCGCCTCGCCGCTTGGTCGGGGTCGGTGACGGCAAACACAAGAGCGTGATGGGCATAGGGGCCGTTGGAGATCCAGCGCTTGGTGCCGTCCATAACCCAGTGGTCCCCTTCGCGACGGGCGGTGGTCTTTATTGCCCAAGCGTCGGAGCCAGCCCCTGGCTCGGTGAGGGCGAAGCACGAAGTCTTCTCTCCCGAGATGAGGGCCGGCAATACCTCCTGACGGGCGGAGGGGGACAGATGCCGCAAATGGGGGCCGGGGCCGCTGGTCCAGTGGGCCACCACCTGGTAGGGGAGGAGCCTGCCTGGGCCGGCGTGATGGTAAAGGGCCTCCCACACCAGGAAAAGGGCTATGGGCCCCATTCCGGCGCCGCCCAGCTCCTGGGGCACGAAGAGGTTGTAGTGGCCCTCGCGGGCGGAGGCCATGCGCACCTGCTGCATGAGCTGCAGAGCCTGGGGCACCAGGCGCCCGTCCCTTTGATAGAGGGCGAAGGGGTCTTCAAGAAGGCTTCTGTACTCTTCCTCTATGGGGGCCACCACTCGGTCGACAAAGCCCAGGACGCCCTCGATGGCTTGCTGGATCTGGGAGGGAACGGCAAAGTCCACCATTGTCGCCTCCTCTAAAGCTCCTCGCCTAATATACTACCACCCAGGGCGCGGGCTACTACCGCCACGTCCTTGTCTCCCCTCCCCGAGAGACATACCAGGATGATGGTATCGTGAGGAAGGGTGCGGGCCAGCTGGGCAGCATAGTAGATGGCATGGGCAGGCTCTAGTGCTGGCAGGATCCCCTCCGTCTCAGCCAGAAGGCAGAACCCCTCTAAGGCCTGGGCATCAGTGACGGCTACGTATTGGGCCCGGCCCGTCTCCTTGAGGTAGGCGTGCTCGGGCCCCACGCCAGGGTAGTCGAGGCCGGCGGCTATGGAATGGGTGGGCAGCACCTGCCCGTCCTCGTCCTGGAGCAGATAGGAGAGGGCGCCATGGAGGACTCCCGGGCGACCCCGCACCAGGGAGGCGGCGTGGCGCCCCCCATCAATCCCCTCCCCAGCTGCCTCCACCCCCACCAGATTTACGGGGTCGTCCAAGAAGGGGTGGAAGAGGCCGATGGCGTTGGAGCCACCGCCCACACAGGCCACGGCGTAGTCCGGGAGGCGTCCCTCCTTTTCTAGCATCTGCTCCCTCGCCTCCCGGCCGATGACCGACTGGAAATCGCGCACTATCATGGGATAGGGGTGGGGCCCGACGGCGCTCCCTAGCAGGTAGTGGGTGGTGCGCACGTTGGTGACCCAATCGCGGATGGCCTCGTTGATGGCGTCCTTGAGGGTCTGGGTGCCTGACTCCACCGGGCGCACCTCCGCCCCCAACAGACGCATGCGGAAGACGTTGGGGGATTGGCGGCGCACGTCCTCCGCCCCCATATAGATGATGCACTCCAGCCCCAGCAGGGCACACACGGTGGCCGTGGCCACCCCGTGCTGGCCTGCCCCCGTCTCGGCCACGATGCGCCTCTTGCCCATCCTCTTGGCGAGAAGCCCCTGGCCAAGGGCGTTGTTGATCTTGTGGGCGCCCGTATGGGCCAGGTCCTCACGCTTGAGGTAGATCTTGGCCCCACCCATACGTCGGCTCAGGTTGCGCGCCCAATAAAGGGGGGTTGGGCGTCCGGCGTAGTCGCGCAGGAGATCCGCCAGCTCGGCCTGGAAGGCAGGATCCTGACGGGCCCAGAGATAGGCCTCCTCCAATTCCTGCAGGGCAGACATGAGGGTCTCGGGCACGTAGCGGCCCCCGAAGGGCCCAAAGCGACCACGGGCATCAGGGATGTGGGACCTCACTGCTCCCCCACCAGGGCGGCCTTGGCGTTGGCGATGAAGGCGCGAATCTTGGCCACGTCCTTGCGTCCGCCCGTCTCCACGCCACTGGAGACGTCCACAGCCCAAGGGCGTACCACCTTTATGGCCTGCGAGACATTTTCGGGGGTGAGCCCCCCCGCCAGGACGATGGGCACCTGCCGCGCCACTTGGGCGGCTATCTGCCAGTCCAGGGCCTTACCGGTGCCCCCGTAAGTGCCCTCCACATAGGGGTCCAGGAGGGGTATGGCTCCCTCGCCTATGTTGGCCAGCACCTCTTCTGCCGTCTGGCCTGGGCGCACTTTGAGACACTTAAACACGGGGCGCCGGATGTGCCGGCACATCTCCCAGGGCTCAGAGCCTGACAGCTGGACTATGTCCAGATGGCAGTCCTGAGCTATGGCGTTGACGGTGTCGGGGTCCTGGTCGGCAAATACCCCTACCAGCAAAGGGCGGGAGGTGGCTAAAAGCTCCTCCACCAGCCCTGTAGT from Dehalococcoidia bacterium encodes:
- a CDS encoding enoyl-CoA hydratase-related protein, whose product is MAPLVRVERDGPVYEVVLSRPDRLNALTADMVAQLHAALDQVGDARALLLWGEGRAFSAGRDLSEAQPGEEDAARVLRELFHPLFLRLYRCPIPTVAAVQGACLGAGLGLAFACDVVIAAEDAFFASPFGRIGAVLDSGGHYHFVRLLGLKRAMDLIYSGRRITGKEAEAMGLVSRAVPADELLPTARQLAQSIARGPTLAFRLSKRIAQAAVTADYADVLDMEADAQGIISRSHDYTEGVRAFLEKREPSFRGA
- a CDS encoding acyl-CoA dehydrogenase family protein — protein: MDFAVPSQIQQAIEGVLGFVDRVVAPIEEEYRSLLEDPFALYQRDGRLVPQALQLMQQVRMASAREGHYNLFVPQELGGAGMGPIALFLVWEALYHHAGPGRLLPYQVVAHWTSGPGPHLRHLSPSARQEVLPALISGEKTSCFALTEPGAGSDAWAIKTTARREGDHWVMDGTKRWISNGPYAHHALVFAVTDPDQAARRQGGISCFLVDAHWPGYEVASVMRVYGHVGGMEAVLKFQGLRVPHDRVLGEVDRGFDIALQGVNTGRLYNCARAVGLSRWALERAVRYAQERVAFGQPIAEYQGVQWLLADSAIETYAARMMGLNCAWRVERGEAAVKETAIIKAFATEAGFRTIDRCMQVLGGIGLSNDAKLYDAWHQLRTVRIADGSAEIMRRTIARRLLRGDLSF
- the trpB gene encoding tryptophan synthase subunit beta; translation: MSALQELEEAYLWARQDPAFQAELADLLRDYAGRPTPLYWARNLSRRMGGAKIYLKREDLAHTGAHKINNALGQGLLAKRMGKRRIVAETGAGQHGVATATVCALLGLECIIYMGAEDVRRQSPNVFRMRLLGAEVRPVESGTQTLKDAINEAIRDWVTNVRTTHYLLGSAVGPHPYPMIVRDFQSVIGREAREQMLEKEGRLPDYAVACVGGGSNAIGLFHPFLDDPVNLVGVEAAGEGIDGGRHAASLVRGRPGVLHGALSYLLQDEDGQVLPTHSIAAGLDYPGVGPEHAYLKETGRAQYVAVTDAQALEGFCLLAETEGILPALEPAHAIYYAAQLARTLPHDTIILVCLSGRGDKDVAVVARALGGSILGEEL
- a CDS encoding phosphoribosylanthranilate isomerase, with translation MKPCLVKICGVMEPQHARAAATLGADFVGIVFAPSRRQVTIGQARKIAMALGKLDRPTPPYSAPTTTGLVEELLATSRPLLVGVFADQDPDTVNAIAQDCHLDIVQLSGSEPWEMCRHIRRPVFKCLKVRPGQTAEEVLANIGEGAIPLLDPYVEGTYGGTGKALDWQIAAQVARQVPIVLAGGLTPENVSQAIKVVRPWAVDVSSGVETGGRKDVAKIRAFIANAKAALVGEQ